TCCGATTTTTGGCGATTTCCCCAAGCCTTATAAGTACCAATGCTAATGAACTTGCCCCATGCGCAAAGCCACTCATCGGTTCGTCGTTTTCATCGAGCTGTTGGATTAAGAGGTTTCCTAACTTAATTGAAAGAGTTAAAGCATCAAGATTTCTTGTGGTTAGATAATGATCTAAGAATTGATAAACTAAACTGGCTGTACCGCCTACCCAATCATATTGGTCTAGCGTTTTATATTGGCGATCGCAGTCTTCTATGATTTCGTTAAGAACTCTTGCTAATCTGTCTTCTTTTTCATTTGCTAAGATTTTGCGTAGTGGGTAAAGCAAAGAAGCTCTACCGGTAAAACCGGATACATTGGGAAACTCTTTTATTTTATGTTCTGCGGAATTCAAAACGATTCGATAAATCCTTTCATATTTCGCCTTGTTGGTAAGCCGATATAAGTAGTAAAAAAACAAAGTCATACCTGATAATCCGTCGTAAAACGTTCCATCAACCGGTCCAATATTCCACTGATCTTTATTTTTCGGATTGACAGTTAACCACGATATCAAATTGGAGTCTTGATCGATAAAGGCCTCATCTAATAAGAGATCACTAATTCTTTCCGCCTCACGGATAAATATCTCCCGTTCCTCAATACTTCTTGTTTTTTGAACCGATACGATTGATGCTAACGTCTCGTGGTACACTGGTTTAGAAACCATTGATGGGTATACGCCCAATGAGACTTTCATCACGGAAATTTGTCTATTGACTTCCGCTTGCGTTAAATGTTTGATTTTATTCATGACAACTTGATAACCTGTATCTTCAAAAAAATTGCTATATTTATGTCCCCTGCTGTCTATCAGATCAAGCGAGTCAGTATAACTATAAAATATCGGAATATCGTGATGCAGAAGATCTATATATTCACTTTTAATTATTTCCTTTTTCTTAAAAGGGAAAGACCATGTTACACTGCTAATGTTACACTGCTTCATTTTTTCTCTGCTCTACTCATCGTTGCTTGCACTTCTCGTATTCTTGATCGTATCTGATCTAAGCAATTTTTGCCTATGCAATATTTTAACTATTCCTATTCGAACTGTCAAGGAAGATTTAGGAAGAGCTATTTGCTTTGTACCTTTTTCTTCCCCTTTAGCATGTGAAATTCAAGTTCATTTACGCTACATAACCCCATTTTGATCCGGTATTACAAGGAAATCAAGACGAACTGGTATGATTTGGAGTACCTTGTGGGTAAAAAGAGCAGACGATCCCTTTATCCACAAAAACGGCTTGTGGATAAGTTGTGGTGTGACGTTCCAAATCTCCGAGTGCTTGAATTTCGTTCCACACAAACAGTTTCATTTGTGGTAAAAAGGCCATAACGGACGATCCTCTCCAAGGACAAAATTGTGGTTTGGTTAATTACAATTTTACCATGGAAGGATTCATCTGTTTATTTTTTTACCACATCGGGAGGCTGGGGTGGAATTTCGCTCAGCCTCTCTTTTTATGTCCAACCCCCCCTTATTTTCCGCTTAATTTTGGGGTAAAAATTATTTCACTTATCTCTTAACCCTTGTCCTGTCTGGCTTCGCGGACATCGAAAAATGCTCTGAAAAAGGGCCGCCGGTGAAACACGGCAGCCCTTTCCGTCACTCCTTTTTCCCGTGCCCCGCACGGATTCCTATTTTTCTCGCCTTAAAAAATCTGCCTTACCCCCCCAAAGAAAGGCGAGTAAGATGCTGGCCAAGACCGTTAAGGGCGGTGCGTAAAAAAGGAGAAACTCCTTCATGATCCATGACCTCCTTTCTTTTTTCCCTTCACATATTCCGGATCGAAAAGGAAAAGGCGGAGCAATAAATAGAGGGCGGGAATTAAGGCAAACAAGCCTAAAACAAAGCTGATCATCAAGGCTTTCGCCATGGCCTGGTTGGTAAATCCGTCGTCAATGGTGAGGTAGGGATAGAGTAGGTAAGGATAATGGGAAAAGCCGTACCCGAAGAAAGCAAGCCCGAATTGAAGCACCACCAGAAAAAAGGCGAGACCGTATCTCTCTCGGCGGTAGAGAAGCATGACCGCACCGGCAAAACATAAGAGCGAAAGGGCAAAGAGCCACCAACTATCCGTCATGCGTCTAAAATGCTCCGGATTGTGCAGGCGCAAGGAATAGGAGGTAACCAAGGCCGCCAATAAAGTGGGAAGGCTCCATCGCAGGGCGTATCGTCTAAGAAGCTGCTCCGCCTTTTTATCGTCGGCGGCCTTGGCATAAAAGGTAAGAAAAGTGGCCGAGATAAAGAGAATACTCGTAATGGCGAGGAGGACAACGCTTAAGGCATAAGGACTTCGGAGAAGCTCCCCATAAAGGAGATCTGCACCATCATCTTTCACAGCCATAAACCCTCCCTCCGATATGGGAAAGACAATGGAGAGGGAGGCAGGGATGAAAAGGCCGGTCAGACCATAAAGAAGGGTATAATATCGATTCCCTCCACCGTAGGCATGAAAGGCATAGTAAGAGCCGCGGATGGCGAGCAGGATGATGGAGATGCTGGCCGGGATGAGAAGAGCGGAACCGTAATAATAGGCGGTTTTCGGGAAGAAACCGACAATCCCCACGAAAAAGAAAACGAGAAAGACGTTGGTTACTTCCCAAACGGGTGAGAGATACCGCTCCACCACACCGCGAATCACCTGTCGATTTCCCGACAGCTCGCTGTACACATGGAGAAATCCCGCGCCGAAATCGATGGAAGCCACGATCATATAGCCGAAGAGGAATGTCCACAGTACCGTGATCCCTATCAGTGCCAGGCTCATCAGCCCTTCCCTCCCCTGAGAGGCGTTTTGCCTATCCTATCCCCTTTTTCCCCTTCACCGGGGCTTTCCCGCCATAGGCTCATCTTGCCGCTTTCTTCCCAGGCCGCCAGTTCCTGTTCAACAGGATGACGGGCAAATATCTTCCGGAGGACCACAAAGCTCATCACCCCGAGGAGAAGATAAAGGCAGGCGAAGAGGAGAAGAAGAAGATCAACATAGGGAGAGGTCGTTGCCCCTTCCGGCGTCCGCATCACCCCGCGGAGAATCCAGGGCTGCCTTCCCACCTCGGCGAAGACCCAACCCAATTCGACGGCGATGAGGGCCATGGGACCACCGGCTGCGATTCCGTAAAGGAGGGCAGGCCGGTATGGATTCCTGTTCTTCCTGGAATAAAAAAGGAATAGATAGAGAAGGGAAAGAACGGTGAGGGCAACGCCGATCACCACCATCAGGTCAAAAAAGTAGTGGATCATGAGAGGCGGGCGATCCTCGGGCGGAAATTGATTCAGCCCGATCACCTCGGCCCAAGGCATCGAATGAGCCAGTATGCTTAATGCGTACGGGATCTTAATTCCATATTGGATCTCCTGATTGTCGGTGAGAATGCCAAAGAGAACTAAAGGGGCATTCTTCCCCGTTTCGAAATGCCATTCCGCCGCCGCCAACTTTTCGGGCTGGTACTCGGCCAGGAACTTCCCGGAGAAATCTCCGATGACGGCGGTGGCGATGGAAAAAATCAGGGCTGCCGCCATGGTGAGATGGAGAGCTTTCTTATGGTAAATATGCGCCTTTCCCCTGAGGAGATGCCATGCGGCGATGGTGGCCAAAAGGAAAGCGGAGGCCATATAGGCGGAAACGAGAACATGGGAGGCCTTCGTCGGAGTGGCCGGATTAAACATGGCGGCGAGGGGATCAATCTCCGTCATCTGCCCATTTCGCAGTACAAATCCTTGAGGAGTATTCATAAACGCATTAACCGTCGTGATGAAGAAGGCGGAAAGGGAGGACCCCAAAACGACGGGAATCAAGAGCAGAAAATGGATCCATGGATTTTTGAAGCGATCACCGGTATAAAGATAAATGCCCAAAAAGATCGCCTCGATAAAAAAAGCGAAGGTCTCAAGAAATAAAGGCAAACTAATCACCTGTCCCGCAATCTCCATAAAGCGAGGCCAAAGAAGACTAAGTTGCAATCCAATCGCCGTTCCGGTCACGACCCCCACGGCCACAGTGACGACAAGCCCCCGGGTCCAGCGCCGGGCCAGGAGAAGGTAATGGGGATCCTTCTTAAGGATTCCCCTCCACTGAGCCAGGGCGATCATCAAGGGAACGCCAACGCCGACGGTGGCGTATAGGATGTGAAAGGCCAGCGTGGTCATGGTAAGAATGCGGCTTGATAGCACCGGATCATAGGCAGGGAGCACGGTCTTCCCTCCTTTCCATGTTCTTTTCCGTCCAACACCTGCTTCACAGCGCAGATCCCCTCACCATTTTTCTCATCATGTCGGTCCCTTCCCATTCTTTCACTCCCCGTTTCATCCCATTCCTGTTTTTCTATTTAACTCATTTGTACTATCTTTATAGTCATTACAGTTTTATCATATCCCCTTGCCCTTCATCCCAAAAGAGGAGAGGGAAGATCGTCATATAATGTTCATTTTCTCTGTAACAATCTTGTCACAAAAAAACCGCCCACCTCGCGTGGACGGTTTTTCTATAAGATTTGAAACACTTGGCGCAACCGATTACTGATGGTACCCTCTCGCATTTTGAATCGTGATCTTTTCCTTAAAGAGGAAGTAGGTCCACAGCTGATATGCGATAATGATGGGAACCATCACAACGGCAACGATAAACATGATGGTGAGGGTTTTTTGGCTGGCCGCCGCCTGGAAAAGGGTGATGCTATATTTGGGATCAATCTTGGACAAGAGCATATTGGGGAAAAG
The DNA window shown above is from Thermicanus aegyptius DSM 12793 and carries:
- the lanM gene encoding type 2 lanthipeptide synthetase LanM, whose amino-acid sequence is MKQCNISSVTWSFPFKKKEIIKSEYIDLLHHDIPIFYSYTDSLDLIDSRGHKYSNFFEDTGYQVVMNKIKHLTQAEVNRQISVMKVSLGVYPSMVSKPVYHETLASIVSVQKTRSIEEREIFIREAERISDLLLDEAFIDQDSNLISWLTVNPKNKDQWNIGPVDGTFYDGLSGMTLFFYYLYRLTNKAKYERIYRIVLNSAEHKIKEFPNVSGFTGRASLLYPLRKILANEKEDRLARVLNEIIEDCDRQYKTLDQYDWVGGTASLVYQFLDHYLTTRNLDALTLSIKLGNLLIQQLDENDEPMSGFAHGASSLALVLIRLGEIAKNRKFKERGLMLLEYDRSKINAGKEDSTINDGIFKESWCHGTTGVGLSRIKLSRIYTDPWLDDEIDRSIYDLFKSKFHGDDCLCHGNMGSTELFLSKYEVSGEKRYLYTARKIAIDIINKAEKRGHYQVRSIPGFTAIGLFTGLSGIGYQLLRLADHKTVPSVLTLD
- a CDS encoding cytochrome ubiquinol oxidase subunit I, with translation MTTLAFHILYATVGVGVPLMIALAQWRGILKKDPHYLLLARRWTRGLVVTVAVGVVTGTAIGLQLSLLWPRFMEIAGQVISLPLFLETFAFFIEAIFLGIYLYTGDRFKNPWIHFLLLIPVVLGSSLSAFFITTVNAFMNTPQGFVLRNGQMTEIDPLAAMFNPATPTKASHVLVSAYMASAFLLATIAAWHLLRGKAHIYHKKALHLTMAAALIFSIATAVIGDFSGKFLAEYQPEKLAAAEWHFETGKNAPLVLFGILTDNQEIQYGIKIPYALSILAHSMPWAEVIGLNQFPPEDRPPLMIHYFFDLMVVIGVALTVLSLLYLFLFYSRKNRNPYRPALLYGIAAGGPMALIAVELGWVFAEVGRQPWILRGVMRTPEGATTSPYVDLLLLLFACLYLLLGVMSFVVLRKIFARHPVEQELAAWEESGKMSLWRESPGEGEKGDRIGKTPLRGGKG
- the cydS gene encoding cytochrome bd oxidase small subunit CydS, whose translation is MKEFLLFYAPPLTVLASILLAFLWGGKADFLRREK
- a CDS encoding cytochrome d ubiquinol oxidase subunit II, translating into MSLALIGITVLWTFLFGYMIVASIDFGAGFLHVYSELSGNRQVIRGVVERYLSPVWEVTNVFLVFFFVGIVGFFPKTAYYYGSALLIPASISIILLAIRGSYYAFHAYGGGNRYYTLLYGLTGLFIPASLSIVFPISEGGFMAVKDDGADLLYGELLRSPYALSVVLLAITSILFISATFLTFYAKAADDKKAEQLLRRYALRWSLPTLLAALVTSYSLRLHNPEHFRRMTDSWWLFALSLLCFAGAVMLLYRRERYGLAFFLVVLQFGLAFFGYGFSHYPYLLYPYLTIDDGFTNQAMAKALMISFVLGLFALIPALYLLLRLFLFDPEYVKGKKKGGHGS